Proteins encoded by one window of Fimbriiglobus ruber:
- a CDS encoding response regulator, with the protein MTKKCELINRLGNRRLGLAVVHGIVKQSGGHITLQSEPGRGTTFKIYLPVAEGSNTQRELRSQAIDIPKGAETILLVEDEAGVRRLTRSSLERFGYTVMEAEHGGEAVRLAEAYDGPIHVLVSDVVMPEMGGRVLSERITAARPGIKVVFISGYTDDTVVRHGVLEAGMAFLQKPFSPGALVRKVREVLDGKRTPSRTQIPVDVARAGPPDPG; encoded by the coding sequence ATTACGAAAAAGTGTGAGTTAATTAACCGCCTTGGAAATCGGCGTTTAGGCCTGGCCGTGGTCCACGGTATCGTTAAGCAGTCGGGTGGCCACATCACCTTGCAAAGCGAACCGGGCCGGGGCACCACGTTCAAAATTTACCTCCCCGTGGCGGAAGGATCGAATACGCAGCGGGAGTTGCGTTCGCAGGCGATCGACATTCCCAAGGGTGCCGAAACGATTCTGTTGGTCGAGGACGAGGCGGGGGTGCGGCGGTTGACTCGGAGTTCGCTTGAGCGGTTCGGCTACACGGTCATGGAGGCGGAACACGGGGGTGAGGCCGTAAGATTGGCTGAGGCGTACGACGGGCCGATTCACGTACTCGTTTCTGATGTCGTAATGCCGGAAATGGGCGGTCGCGTCTTGTCCGAACGAATCACAGCTGCCAGACCGGGCATCAAGGTTGTGTTTATCTCCGGGTACACGGACGACACCGTGGTTCGGCACGGTGTTTTGGAAGCGGGCATGGCGTTTCTTCAAAAGCCCTTCTCGCCCGGAGCACTCGTGCGGAAAGTGCGGGAAGTGCTGGACGGAAAACGAACGCCATCGCGCACCCAAATACCCGTCGATGTGGCTCGAGCAGGACCGCCTGATCCTGGGTAG